In Vespa crabro chromosome 13, iyVesCrab1.2, whole genome shotgun sequence, one DNA window encodes the following:
- the LOC124428745 gene encoding homeobox protein Nkx-2.2a-like isoform X1, translating into MADKNKILPWPLLPYPASLLNHVWYSQLALNTRILESMKMPARTSGFHISDILELNDAKPSQEENEVQGSTTVLPTANDVPSAYQQFLEHTTAAMLQPAMHANLNRGSLPPPPPALLGWPSGPTALPTTLPQPLEEVNILQQPDSTSPAISELSFPSQQENSHESKDEESQDFEEEHPNGETQSHEAEHKKRKRRVLFSKAQTYELERRFRQQRYLSAPEREHLASIIRLTPTQVKIWFQNHRYKTKRAATERVEAGGSGCSPRRVAVPVLVRDGKPCQSKLMEPTTYPGNGQVPMAPYMQKPYWW; encoded by the exons ATGGCGGACAAGAATAAAATTCTGCCCTGGCCACTTCTACCCTATCCAGCCAGTCTTTTGAATCATGTTTGGTACAGTCAACTCGCATTAAATACTAG AATATTAGAAAGTATGAAAATGCCAGCTAGAACGTCAGGTTTTCACATAAGTGATATATTAGAACTAAATGATGCTAAACCATCTCAAGAAGAGAATGAAGTTCAag GAAGTACAACTGTTCTACCGACGGCGAATGACGTTCCATCAGCCTATCAACAATTTTTAGAACACACGACAGCAGCCATGTTACAACCAGCAATGCATGCGAATCTTAACAGGGGTAGTTTGCCACCACCACCCCCAGCATTACTTGGCTGGCCAAGTGGACCTACAGCTTTACCAACGACACTACCACAACCTTTAGAAGAAGTAAACA TTCTCCAACAGCCAGACTCGACGAGTCCAGCAATCTCAGAGCTATCCTTCCCGTCGCAACAAGAGAACAGTCACGAGTCTAAGGACGAAGAGTCACAGGATTTCGAGGAGGAACATCCGAACGGTGAAACACAAAGTCACGAGGCTGAacataaaaagaggaaacgacgagtattattttctaaagctCAAACTTATGAGCTTGAGAGAAGATTTCGTCAACAGAGATATCTCAGTGCACCGGAAAGAGAACACCTAGCATCGATTATTCGATTGACCCCAACGCAAGTTAAGATTTGGTTTCAAAATCATAGGTATAAGACGAAACGTGCGGCAACTGAAAGAGTCGAAGCTGGTGGAAGTGGTTGTTCACCAAGAAGAGTAGCAGTTCCAGTGTTAGTAAGAGATGGTAAACCATGTCAATCAAAACTGATGGAACCAACAACTTATCCCGGGAATGGTCAAGTGCCTATGGCTCCTTACATGCAAAAACCATACTGGTGGTAA
- the LOC124428871 gene encoding dnaJ homolog subfamily C member 5-like isoform X1 encodes MDKRKMSTSGDSLYQILDIPKTATPEEIKKTYRKLALKYHPDKNPNNPEAAEKFKEINRAHAILTDLTKRNIYDNYGSLGLYVAEQFGEENVNAYFVVTSGWCKALLVFCAIITGCYCCACCCCCCNCCCGKCKQAPPEDSGTYHNLQRDQNPEVDVVTSQPLGFSKEEESDEEPVTVQPQGGASQGATSNPQQVFAMPPPPSAAPVNESTNLNSGGERVIYTTAASTNPFIASTTGASIGTGPTKW; translated from the exons atggataagagaaaaatgtc CACTTCGGGGGATTCCCTCTATCAAATTTTGGATATCCCTAAGACAGCAACGcctgaagaaataaagaaaacttaCAGAAAACTAGCGCTTAAATATCATCCTGATAAAAATCCAAATAATCCTGAAGCGGCAGAGAAG ttTAAGGAAATAAATAGAGCGCACGCCATATTAACGGATTTAACAAAacgtaatatatacgataactATGGATCTCTTGGCTTATACGTTGCCGAGCAATTTGgagaagaaaatgttaatgCTTACTTTGTTGTAACTTCAGGATGGTGCAAA GCACTACTTGTATTTTGTGCAATAATCACCGGTTGTTACTGTTGTgcctgttgttgttgttgctgcaaCTGCTGTTGCGGGAAATGCAAACAGGCACCTCCTGAAGACAGTGGTACATACCATAATTTACag CGGGACCAGAATCCGGAGGTCGATGTTGTGACAAGTCAACCCTTAGGGTTCTCAAAG GAGGAAGAAAGTGACGAAGAACCAGTGACCGTTCAACCTCAGGGTGGTGCATCGCAGGGTGCAACTTCTAATCCTCAACAAGTCTTTGCCATGCCACCACCTCCATCTGCAGCTCCAGTGAACGAGAGTACGAACTTGAACAGTGGCGGAGAACGTGTGATTTATACTACCG CTGCTTCGACGAATCCTTTCATAGCATCAACAACTGGAGCAAGCATTGGTACAGGACCAACTAAATGGTAG
- the LOC124428870 gene encoding protein decapentaplegic-like isoform X2, with amino-acid sequence MRMLLLIRLTLVTAGVLLTNSNASPNTKVHLQINSKTGKHIGIQDREQVIAGMEASLLSLLGFSKRPKPQGPVYVPESLRKLYVRQNSIGVADIAKPGIHTRSANTVRSFFHVESELDEKFRLPNRFRLSFDLRRIPLGEKLQAAELSLSRIAITEEDDSNGPRHGRVLVYDIVRPGIKGRSMPILRLVDSKVIDLRKNATVNLDVHPAVERWMKNHKSNYGLLVHVMTGSKKLEKQHVRLKRSIDEQNETWVINRPMLFTYMDDGRYKMTSGKQILDRRARRAALRKNRRKDGRENCRRHPLYVDFADVGWNDWIVAPPGYDAFYCHGDCPFPLADHLNSTNHAIVQNLVYSTKPSMVPKACCVPTALSSISMLYLDEENKVVLKNYQDMAVLGCGCR; translated from the exons ATGCGCATGTTGCTACTGATAAGATTGACGTTAGTGACAGCAGGCGTGCTGCTAACGAATTCAAACGCGAGTCCAAACACGAAGGTACACCTGCAGATCAATTCAAAGACAGGGAAACACATTGGCATCCAGGATCGTGAACAAGTGATTGCTGGTATGGAAGCCAGCCTCCTTTCCCTTTTAGGTTTCTCTAAAAGGCCTAAACCCCAGGGTCCGGTTTATGTGCCGGAATCTCTGCGAAAGCTTTACGTTCGGCAGAATTCCATTGGCGTGGCGGACATCGCAAAACCAGGAATTCACACACGATCGGCGAACACAGttcgttccttctttcatGTCG aGAGTGAACTGGACGAAAAGTTTCGCCTGCCAAATCGATTTCGTCTCTCGTTTGACCTAAGGAGAATACCATTGGGTGAGAAGTTGCAAGCGGCTGAGTTGAGTCTTTCACGTATTGCGATAACCGAAGAAGATGATTCAAACGGACCAAGGCATGGAAGAGTACTTGTTTACGATATCGTTCGTCCAGGGATAAAGGGACGAAGTATGCCAATACTGAGATTGGTCGATAGCAAGGTGATAGATCTGAGGAAAAATGCCACGGTCAATTTGGATGTCCATCCGGCGGTAGAAAGGTGGATGAAGAATCACAAAAGCAATTATGGTCTTCTCGTTCATGTGATGACTGGCTcgaagaaattagaaaagcAACATGTTAGACTAAAACGTAGTATCGACGAACAGAACGAGACATGGGTGATCAATCGTCCAATGTTATTCACTTACATGGACGACGGTAGATACAAAATGACTTCTGGCAAGCAGATCTTGGATAGACGTGCCAGACGGGCAGCTTTAAGAAAGAACAGACGAAAGGATGGTCGAGAGAATTGTCGTCGACATCCGCTCTACGTTGACTTCGCCGACGTCGGTTGGAACGATTGGATTGTTGCTCCTCCCGGATACGACGCCTTCTATTGCCACGGAGATTGCCCGTTTCCTTTGGCGGATCATCTGAACTCGACTAATCACGCGATCGTCCAGAACTTGGTCTACTCGACGAAACCAAGCATGGTTCCGAAAGCATGTTGTGTGCCTACGGCCTTGAGCTCGATAAGTATGCTCTATCTTGACGAGGAAAACAAGGTTGTCTTGAAGAATTATCAGGACATGGCAGTCTTGGGTTGTGGGTGTCGTTAG
- the LOC124428871 gene encoding dnaJ homolog subfamily C member 5-like isoform X2, whose product MDKRKMSTSGDSLYQILDIPKTATPEEIKKTYRKLALKYHPDKNPNNPEAAEKFKEINRAHAILTDLTKRNIYDNYGSLGLYVAEQFGEENVNAYFVVTSGWCKALLVFCAIITGCYCCACCCCCCNCCCGKCKQAPPEDSGTYHNLQEEESDEEPVTVQPQGGASQGATSNPQQVFAMPPPPSAAPVNESTNLNSGGERVIYTTAASTNPFIASTTGASIGTGPTKW is encoded by the exons atggataagagaaaaatgtc CACTTCGGGGGATTCCCTCTATCAAATTTTGGATATCCCTAAGACAGCAACGcctgaagaaataaagaaaacttaCAGAAAACTAGCGCTTAAATATCATCCTGATAAAAATCCAAATAATCCTGAAGCGGCAGAGAAG ttTAAGGAAATAAATAGAGCGCACGCCATATTAACGGATTTAACAAAacgtaatatatacgataactATGGATCTCTTGGCTTATACGTTGCCGAGCAATTTGgagaagaaaatgttaatgCTTACTTTGTTGTAACTTCAGGATGGTGCAAA GCACTACTTGTATTTTGTGCAATAATCACCGGTTGTTACTGTTGTgcctgttgttgttgttgctgcaaCTGCTGTTGCGGGAAATGCAAACAGGCACCTCCTGAAGACAGTGGTACATACCATAATTTACag GAGGAAGAAAGTGACGAAGAACCAGTGACCGTTCAACCTCAGGGTGGTGCATCGCAGGGTGCAACTTCTAATCCTCAACAAGTCTTTGCCATGCCACCACCTCCATCTGCAGCTCCAGTGAACGAGAGTACGAACTTGAACAGTGGCGGAGAACGTGTGATTTATACTACCG CTGCTTCGACGAATCCTTTCATAGCATCAACAACTGGAGCAAGCATTGGTACAGGACCAACTAAATGGTAG
- the LOC124428745 gene encoding homeobox protein Nkx-2.2a-like isoform X2 — translation MATGYDDCYDASWHLIPPDYVSNEEDYRILESMKMPARTSGFHISDILELNDAKPSQEENEVQGSTTVLPTANDVPSAYQQFLEHTTAAMLQPAMHANLNRGSLPPPPPALLGWPSGPTALPTTLPQPLEEVNILQQPDSTSPAISELSFPSQQENSHESKDEESQDFEEEHPNGETQSHEAEHKKRKRRVLFSKAQTYELERRFRQQRYLSAPEREHLASIIRLTPTQVKIWFQNHRYKTKRAATERVEAGGSGCSPRRVAVPVLVRDGKPCQSKLMEPTTYPGNGQVPMAPYMQKPYWW, via the exons atggCAACTGGATACGACGATTGTTATGATGCTTCCTGGCATCTCATACCACCCGATTATGTCAGCAATGAAGAAGACTATag AATATTAGAAAGTATGAAAATGCCAGCTAGAACGTCAGGTTTTCACATAAGTGATATATTAGAACTAAATGATGCTAAACCATCTCAAGAAGAGAATGAAGTTCAag GAAGTACAACTGTTCTACCGACGGCGAATGACGTTCCATCAGCCTATCAACAATTTTTAGAACACACGACAGCAGCCATGTTACAACCAGCAATGCATGCGAATCTTAACAGGGGTAGTTTGCCACCACCACCCCCAGCATTACTTGGCTGGCCAAGTGGACCTACAGCTTTACCAACGACACTACCACAACCTTTAGAAGAAGTAAACA TTCTCCAACAGCCAGACTCGACGAGTCCAGCAATCTCAGAGCTATCCTTCCCGTCGCAACAAGAGAACAGTCACGAGTCTAAGGACGAAGAGTCACAGGATTTCGAGGAGGAACATCCGAACGGTGAAACACAAAGTCACGAGGCTGAacataaaaagaggaaacgacgagtattattttctaaagctCAAACTTATGAGCTTGAGAGAAGATTTCGTCAACAGAGATATCTCAGTGCACCGGAAAGAGAACACCTAGCATCGATTATTCGATTGACCCCAACGCAAGTTAAGATTTGGTTTCAAAATCATAGGTATAAGACGAAACGTGCGGCAACTGAAAGAGTCGAAGCTGGTGGAAGTGGTTGTTCACCAAGAAGAGTAGCAGTTCCAGTGTTAGTAAGAGATGGTAAACCATGTCAATCAAAACTGATGGAACCAACAACTTATCCCGGGAATGGTCAAGTGCCTATGGCTCCTTACATGCAAAAACCATACTGGTGGTAA
- the LOC124428870 gene encoding protein decapentaplegic-like isoform X1, translating to MADGKITSVGDVVTMRMLLLIRLTLVTAGVLLTNSNASPNTKVHLQINSKTGKHIGIQDREQVIAGMEASLLSLLGFSKRPKPQGPVYVPESLRKLYVRQNSIGVADIAKPGIHTRSANTVRSFFHVESELDEKFRLPNRFRLSFDLRRIPLGEKLQAAELSLSRIAITEEDDSNGPRHGRVLVYDIVRPGIKGRSMPILRLVDSKVIDLRKNATVNLDVHPAVERWMKNHKSNYGLLVHVMTGSKKLEKQHVRLKRSIDEQNETWVINRPMLFTYMDDGRYKMTSGKQILDRRARRAALRKNRRKDGRENCRRHPLYVDFADVGWNDWIVAPPGYDAFYCHGDCPFPLADHLNSTNHAIVQNLVYSTKPSMVPKACCVPTALSSISMLYLDEENKVVLKNYQDMAVLGCGCR from the exons ATGGCGGACG GAAAGATAACGTCGGTGGGTGACGTCGTCACGATGCGCATGTTGCTACTGATAAGATTGACGTTAGTGACAGCAGGCGTGCTGCTAACGAATTCAAACGCGAGTCCAAACACGAAGGTACACCTGCAGATCAATTCAAAGACAGGGAAACACATTGGCATCCAGGATCGTGAACAAGTGATTGCTGGTATGGAAGCCAGCCTCCTTTCCCTTTTAGGTTTCTCTAAAAGGCCTAAACCCCAGGGTCCGGTTTATGTGCCGGAATCTCTGCGAAAGCTTTACGTTCGGCAGAATTCCATTGGCGTGGCGGACATCGCAAAACCAGGAATTCACACACGATCGGCGAACACAGttcgttccttctttcatGTCG aGAGTGAACTGGACGAAAAGTTTCGCCTGCCAAATCGATTTCGTCTCTCGTTTGACCTAAGGAGAATACCATTGGGTGAGAAGTTGCAAGCGGCTGAGTTGAGTCTTTCACGTATTGCGATAACCGAAGAAGATGATTCAAACGGACCAAGGCATGGAAGAGTACTTGTTTACGATATCGTTCGTCCAGGGATAAAGGGACGAAGTATGCCAATACTGAGATTGGTCGATAGCAAGGTGATAGATCTGAGGAAAAATGCCACGGTCAATTTGGATGTCCATCCGGCGGTAGAAAGGTGGATGAAGAATCACAAAAGCAATTATGGTCTTCTCGTTCATGTGATGACTGGCTcgaagaaattagaaaagcAACATGTTAGACTAAAACGTAGTATCGACGAACAGAACGAGACATGGGTGATCAATCGTCCAATGTTATTCACTTACATGGACGACGGTAGATACAAAATGACTTCTGGCAAGCAGATCTTGGATAGACGTGCCAGACGGGCAGCTTTAAGAAAGAACAGACGAAAGGATGGTCGAGAGAATTGTCGTCGACATCCGCTCTACGTTGACTTCGCCGACGTCGGTTGGAACGATTGGATTGTTGCTCCTCCCGGATACGACGCCTTCTATTGCCACGGAGATTGCCCGTTTCCTTTGGCGGATCATCTGAACTCGACTAATCACGCGATCGTCCAGAACTTGGTCTACTCGACGAAACCAAGCATGGTTCCGAAAGCATGTTGTGTGCCTACGGCCTTGAGCTCGATAAGTATGCTCTATCTTGACGAGGAAAACAAGGTTGTCTTGAAGAATTATCAGGACATGGCAGTCTTGGGTTGTGGGTGTCGTTAG